A genomic segment from Blastococcus sp. PRF04-17 encodes:
- a CDS encoding biotin-dependent carboxyltransferase family protein, which translates to MLTVLATGPRATVQDRGRRGWASIGVTASGAADRAAADLANRLVGNAPAAAVVEATAGGLRVRAERTLLVAVTGAPAGVRVDGRPAPFDAPLPLAAGRVLDLQLPPVGLRTYLAVRGGVDVPPVLGSRSTDTLSGLGPAPLRAGDRLPVGDLAAGEPFVDVAPVRQPSSSPVLAVLPGPRRDWLEPAAWDALTRQPWEVTADSNRVGLRLSGPALARARTGELPSEGLVPGAVQVPPDGAPVLFLVDHPVTGGYPVLAVVTSADLSAAAQLRPGDTVRFRPAR; encoded by the coding sequence GTGCTGACGGTGCTGGCGACCGGACCGCGGGCCACGGTCCAGGACCGGGGCCGCCGGGGCTGGGCGTCGATCGGGGTGACGGCGTCGGGTGCGGCCGACCGCGCGGCCGCCGACCTGGCCAACCGGCTCGTCGGCAACGCTCCCGCCGCCGCGGTCGTCGAGGCCACCGCGGGTGGCCTGCGGGTGCGCGCGGAGCGGACCCTCCTCGTCGCGGTGACCGGCGCTCCGGCGGGCGTCCGCGTGGACGGTCGGCCCGCGCCGTTCGACGCGCCGCTCCCCTTGGCCGCCGGGAGGGTGCTCGACCTGCAACTGCCACCCGTGGGGCTGCGGACCTACCTGGCGGTGCGGGGCGGCGTGGACGTGCCGCCGGTGCTGGGCTCGCGCAGCACCGACACCCTGTCCGGCCTCGGCCCCGCTCCGCTGCGCGCGGGCGATCGGCTGCCCGTCGGCGACCTTGCGGCCGGCGAGCCCTTCGTCGACGTGGCGCCCGTGCGACAGCCGTCGTCCTCGCCGGTGCTGGCCGTCCTGCCCGGCCCGCGGCGTGACTGGCTGGAGCCGGCCGCATGGGACGCGCTGACCAGGCAGCCGTGGGAGGTGACCGCGGACAGCAACCGGGTGGGGCTGCGGCTGTCCGGACCGGCGCTGGCCCGGGCGCGGACGGGCGAGCTGCCCAGCGAGGGCCTGGTGCCGGGTGCGGTGCAGGTGCCGCCCGACGGCGCCCCGGTGCTCTTCCTCGTCGACCACCCGGTCACCGGCGGCTATCCGGTGCTCGCCGTGGTCACCTCCGCCGACCTGTCCGCGGCCGCGCAGCTGCGCCCGGGGGACACCGTCCGGTTCCGCCCGGCCAGGTGA
- a CDS encoding 5-oxoprolinase subunit B family protein, with amino-acid sequence MELPVTFDGPDLPEVAELVEMPVPDVVRALTSVALTVAFSGFAPGFGYLTGLPQELHVPRRATPRTRVPAGSVGLAGPYAGAYPSESPGGWQLVGRTDAVLFDVHRDPPALLFPGTRVRFREVR; translated from the coding sequence CTGGAGCTCCCGGTCACCTTCGACGGGCCGGACCTCCCGGAGGTGGCGGAGCTGGTCGAGATGCCGGTGCCCGACGTGGTGCGCGCACTCACGTCCGTGGCGCTCACGGTCGCCTTCAGCGGGTTCGCGCCGGGCTTCGGTTACCTCACCGGCCTGCCGCAGGAACTGCACGTACCGCGCCGCGCGACACCGCGCACCCGGGTCCCGGCAGGTTCGGTCGGGCTCGCCGGGCCCTACGCGGGGGCATACCCGAGCGAGTCGCCGGGTGGCTGGCAGCTGGTCGGCCGCACCGACGCCGTCCTGTTCGACGTCCACCGCGACCCGCCCGCCCTGCTCTTCCCCGGCACGCGGGTGCGGTTCCGGGAGGTGCGCTGA
- a CDS encoding GAF domain-containing protein — protein sequence MTIAERFASALDDVSAPGLAGAELLPVRLARACTRMLPVDDAGLSMMNPGGHRIPLGASSATAETAERLQFTVGSGPCMAAHESRQPVFAAEEDLRRRWPEFTALLLRSTPYRAVVALPLQPALVGEGAIDLYFERPDEVPALDVFEAMAVGELVSSALNDAAVWSEWSSSEGPEWLHGPVPRRRAAVWEAMGKLGVELEIGSPAALALLRAQATGSGVSVDEVAADVLAGRLPTSALRR from the coding sequence ATGACCATCGCCGAGCGCTTCGCGTCCGCGCTCGACGACGTGTCCGCACCCGGGCTCGCCGGGGCCGAGCTCCTGCCCGTCCGGCTCGCCCGTGCCTGCACCCGCATGCTGCCGGTCGACGATGCGGGCCTGAGCATGATGAACCCGGGCGGTCACCGGATCCCCCTCGGTGCGAGCTCGGCGACCGCCGAGACGGCCGAGCGGCTCCAGTTCACCGTCGGGTCCGGGCCCTGCATGGCTGCCCACGAGAGCCGTCAGCCGGTGTTCGCCGCCGAGGAGGACCTGCGCCGCCGTTGGCCCGAGTTCACCGCTCTGCTCCTGCGGAGCACCCCCTACCGCGCGGTCGTCGCCCTCCCGCTCCAACCCGCCCTGGTCGGGGAGGGCGCGATCGATCTGTACTTCGAGCGGCCGGACGAGGTGCCCGCCCTCGACGTCTTCGAGGCCATGGCGGTGGGCGAACTCGTCAGCTCGGCGCTCAACGACGCCGCGGTCTGGTCCGAGTGGTCCTCGTCGGAGGGCCCCGAGTGGCTGCACGGCCCGGTCCCCCGCCGCCGCGCCGCCGTCTGGGAGGCGATGGGCAAGCTCGGCGTCGAGCTCGAGATCGGGTCGCCGGCGGCGCTCGCCCTGCTCCGGGCGCAGGCCACCGGCTCCGGGGTCTCCGTGGACGAGGTCGCCGCCGACGTGCTCGCCGGGCGCCTGCCGACCTCGGCGCTGCGCCGCTGA
- a CDS encoding LamB/YcsF family protein, with the protein MTTPSIDLNADLGEGFGVWRLGDDEALLEVVTSANVACGFHAGDPSTMRRVCAQAAARDVAVGAQVSYRDLAGFGRRFMDVAPAELTDDVLYQLAALDGIARVAGTRISYVKPHGALYNAVVTHEAQAQAVLDAVLAYDRRLPVLGLPGSALLREAEAAGMDPVAEGFADRGYTPSGTLVPRGQPGALVQEPEAVARRAVRMARNGVVEAVDGTTLLMPVRSVCLHGDTPGAVDLARAVRRAIEDAGMTLRPFAG; encoded by the coding sequence GTGACCACACCGTCGATCGATCTGAACGCCGACCTGGGGGAGGGCTTCGGCGTCTGGCGGCTCGGGGACGACGAGGCACTGCTCGAGGTGGTGACCAGCGCGAACGTCGCCTGCGGCTTCCACGCCGGGGATCCCTCGACGATGCGCCGCGTCTGTGCGCAGGCGGCCGCACGCGACGTGGCGGTGGGGGCTCAGGTGTCCTACCGCGACCTGGCCGGATTCGGCCGCCGGTTCATGGACGTCGCCCCCGCGGAGCTGACCGACGACGTCCTCTACCAGCTGGCCGCGCTCGACGGGATCGCCCGGGTCGCCGGCACGCGGATCTCCTACGTCAAGCCGCACGGCGCCCTCTACAACGCGGTGGTCACCCACGAGGCTCAGGCCCAGGCGGTGCTGGACGCCGTCCTCGCCTACGACCGCCGGCTGCCCGTCCTCGGTCTGCCGGGCTCCGCGCTGCTGCGGGAGGCCGAGGCGGCCGGGATGGATCCCGTCGCCGAGGGATTCGCCGACCGGGGCTACACGCCGTCCGGCACGCTCGTGCCGAGAGGCCAGCCGGGGGCGCTCGTGCAGGAGCCGGAGGCGGTGGCCCGACGCGCGGTGCGCATGGCGCGGAACGGAGTCGTCGAGGCGGTGGACGGGACGACGCTGCTCATGCCGGTCCGGTCGGTCTGCCTCCACGGGGACACTCCCGGCGCGGTCGACCTGGCCCGGGCGGTGCGGCGCGCGATCGAGGACGCCGGCATGACCCTGCGGCCGTTCGCCGGCTGA
- a CDS encoding spore photoproduct lyase family protein, with protein sequence MGADAQLELFDPAPSAPAPPNRLLQVREIFAEPAAVASPRGQQVLARFPDAAVTEVPSHWQIPDLHGNAGNVDRWVRVKTETLVLGVKKSLSARPNDRSSNWIAPSTANGCAMACAYCYVPRRKGYANPITVFTNIEQITGYLRRHVARQGTKPEPDQCDPVSWVYDIGENSDCSVDALVSDNVADLVATFRELPTAKASFATKYVNRQLLDLDPAGRTRIRFSLMPDPDARLLDVRTSRIEERIAAIDDFVEAGYEVHLNFSPVVLRDGWTADWTALLDELDDRLSPAAKAQAAAEVILLTHNADLHQVNLGWHPQAEDLLWRPEVQQAKRSQNGQRNVRYRNDVKRDGVARLTALMAERTPWLTLRYAF encoded by the coding sequence ATGGGAGCCGATGCGCAGCTGGAGCTCTTCGACCCCGCACCGAGCGCACCCGCCCCGCCGAACCGGTTGCTGCAGGTCCGCGAGATCTTCGCCGAGCCGGCCGCGGTCGCCTCTCCCCGCGGGCAGCAGGTCCTCGCCCGCTTCCCGGACGCCGCGGTGACGGAGGTGCCGTCGCACTGGCAGATCCCCGACCTGCACGGCAACGCGGGGAACGTCGACCGCTGGGTGCGGGTGAAGACCGAGACCCTGGTCCTCGGGGTCAAGAAGTCGCTGTCGGCCCGCCCCAACGACCGCTCGTCGAACTGGATCGCGCCCTCGACCGCGAACGGCTGCGCCATGGCGTGCGCGTACTGCTACGTGCCGCGGCGGAAGGGCTACGCCAACCCGATCACCGTCTTCACCAACATCGAGCAGATCACCGGCTACCTGCGCCGGCACGTCGCCCGGCAGGGGACGAAGCCGGAGCCCGACCAGTGCGACCCGGTCAGCTGGGTCTACGACATCGGCGAGAACAGCGACTGCTCGGTGGACGCGCTCGTCAGCGACAACGTGGCCGACCTCGTCGCCACCTTCCGCGAGCTGCCGACCGCGAAGGCCTCCTTCGCCACGAAGTACGTCAACCGGCAGCTGCTCGACCTCGATCCCGCCGGTCGCACCCGTATCCGGTTCTCGCTCATGCCCGACCCCGACGCGAGGCTGCTCGACGTCCGGACCAGCCGGATCGAGGAGCGGATCGCGGCGATCGACGACTTCGTCGAGGCGGGGTACGAGGTGCACCTGAACTTCTCCCCCGTCGTCCTCCGGGACGGCTGGACGGCGGACTGGACGGCGCTGCTCGACGAGCTCGACGACCGGCTGTCCCCGGCGGCGAAGGCACAGGCCGCGGCCGAGGTCATCCTGCTGACCCACAACGCCGACCTGCACCAGGTGAACCTCGGCTGGCACCCCCAAGCCGAGGACCTGCTCTGGCGGCCGGAGGTGCAGCAGGCCAAGCGCAGCCAGAACGGCCAGCGCAACGTGCGGTACCGCAACGACGTCAAGCGGGACGGCGTCGCGCGGCTGACCGCGCTGATGGCCGAGCGCACGCCGTGGCTGACCCTCCGGTACGCGTTCTGA
- a CDS encoding SpoIIE family protein phosphatase — protein sequence MPDRPADAVVVADTQGRITYVDPAISALLGYEPSDVLGRPLTDLLPARVRADDGATTQTPARHADGHEVSVDVTLAPVEQTAGAGPQDPAVVGVLRDAHTAALLERQLQVSRYLAAIQRVTEALTAAPDADVAFEQLLPTLCEELDWDAAILWQPDDGGGRLAHAGTWTAPGEAVPALQGDTRVRSFGRGEGVPGLVWQRRRPVVVEDLWTDPVFIRTAAVRADGVRTAVAFPFLRGDTLLGVCELFSFDHRAVPSELQDVLASAGRQIGQFLARLRAESDVRRLADTLQRSLLPSHLPTIPGVELAARYRAGAEGVLVGGDTYDVMPLADGRWMLFIADVCGAGAEAAAMTALTRHTARAAASGGGDPGAVLAAVNEALLREQRPGPLRFVTACCLILRRRAGRTTAQVATAGHPAPLVRTGDATVTAIEAIGLPLGVLSDAAYEVVDVELPRGATVLLYTDGVTEARDDDGVQFGEERLADVLRRTAGSSADETAEAVVAEVEAQLRGSRHAADDRALVVVRC from the coding sequence GTGCCGGACAGGCCCGCCGACGCAGTCGTCGTCGCGGACACCCAGGGCCGCATCACCTACGTCGACCCGGCGATCAGCGCACTGCTCGGCTACGAGCCGTCCGACGTCCTCGGCCGACCGCTCACCGATCTCCTGCCCGCCCGTGTGCGCGCCGACGACGGCGCCACGACCCAGACCCCTGCGCGACACGCGGACGGGCACGAGGTCTCCGTGGACGTGACCCTCGCGCCCGTGGAGCAGACCGCCGGCGCCGGACCGCAGGACCCGGCGGTCGTCGGTGTCCTCCGCGACGCGCACACCGCCGCCCTGCTCGAGCGCCAGCTCCAGGTCAGCCGCTACCTCGCCGCCATCCAGCGGGTGACCGAGGCGCTCACCGCGGCACCCGACGCCGACGTCGCCTTCGAGCAGCTCCTGCCCACGTTGTGCGAGGAGCTCGACTGGGACGCCGCGATCCTGTGGCAGCCGGACGACGGCGGGGGTCGGCTGGCGCACGCGGGGACCTGGACCGCCCCCGGCGAGGCCGTGCCTGCGCTCCAGGGCGACACCCGCGTCCGGAGCTTCGGCCGCGGCGAGGGCGTCCCCGGCCTCGTGTGGCAGCGCCGCCGCCCGGTCGTCGTCGAGGACCTGTGGACCGACCCGGTCTTCATCCGCACCGCGGCCGTCCGCGCCGACGGAGTCCGCACCGCCGTCGCCTTTCCCTTCCTGCGCGGCGACACGCTGCTCGGCGTCTGCGAGCTGTTCTCCTTCGACCACCGAGCGGTGCCGAGCGAGCTGCAGGACGTGCTCGCCAGCGCCGGGCGGCAGATCGGCCAGTTCCTCGCGCGGCTGCGCGCCGAGTCCGACGTCCGCCGGCTCGCCGACACGCTCCAGCGCAGTCTGCTGCCCTCGCACCTCCCGACCATCCCCGGCGTCGAGCTCGCCGCCCGGTACCGGGCGGGCGCCGAGGGCGTCCTCGTCGGTGGGGACACCTACGACGTCATGCCCCTGGCCGACGGCCGCTGGATGCTGTTCATCGCCGACGTGTGCGGCGCCGGCGCCGAGGCCGCCGCCATGACCGCCCTGACCCGGCACACCGCTCGCGCCGCGGCATCGGGTGGTGGGGATCCGGGTGCGGTCCTGGCCGCCGTCAACGAGGCGCTCCTCCGCGAGCAGCGGCCCGGCCCGCTGCGTTTCGTCACCGCGTGCTGCCTGATCCTGCGTCGCCGCGCCGGCCGCACCACGGCACAGGTCGCCACGGCGGGGCACCCCGCCCCGCTGGTGCGCACCGGCGACGCCACCGTGACGGCGATCGAGGCGATCGGCCTTCCGCTCGGGGTCCTGTCCGACGCCGCGTACGAGGTGGTCGACGTCGAACTGCCCCGAGGCGCCACCGTGCTGCTCTACACCGACGGCGTGACGGAGGCGCGCGACGACGACGGCGTCCAGTTCGGCGAGGAGCGCCTCGCCGACGTGCTGCGCCGGACCGCGGGGAGTTCGGCCGACGAGACGGCCGAGGCGGTGGTCGCCGAGGTCGAGGCGCAGCTGCGCGGGTCGCGGCACGCCGCGGACGACCGCGCGCTGGTCGTCGTCCGCTGCTGA
- a CDS encoding DUF6766 family protein has product MTGRKRYGALRANALSLAFGGAFLLTLVGQAISGAADHNAQQMAEGLEKVSLLDYVTSSSFGVDVMENWQSEYLQFFLYIFATVWFVQRGSSESKKPGEEGTESDKEQKVGRYADEDSPEWARTGGWRTALFSRSLGLLMGALFLLTWAASSVAGWAAFNSEEIGQKQDPVSYLGYLGEADFWNRSFQNWQSEMLAVGSMAVFSVYLRQRGSPESKPVGVAHAETGQTG; this is encoded by the coding sequence ATGACCGGGCGGAAGCGGTACGGGGCGCTCCGGGCGAACGCCCTGAGTCTCGCGTTCGGCGGTGCCTTCCTGCTCACGCTCGTGGGTCAGGCCATCTCGGGGGCGGCGGACCACAACGCCCAGCAGATGGCCGAGGGACTCGAGAAGGTGTCCCTGCTGGACTACGTGACGTCCTCCTCCTTCGGGGTCGACGTCATGGAGAACTGGCAGTCGGAGTACCTGCAGTTCTTCCTCTACATCTTCGCCACCGTGTGGTTCGTCCAGCGGGGCTCGTCGGAGTCGAAGAAGCCCGGCGAGGAGGGGACGGAGAGCGACAAGGAGCAGAAGGTCGGCCGCTACGCCGACGAGGACTCGCCGGAATGGGCGCGGACCGGCGGCTGGCGGACCGCGCTGTTCTCCCGGTCGCTCGGTCTGCTCATGGGCGCGCTGTTCCTGCTCACCTGGGCGGCGTCGTCGGTCGCCGGCTGGGCCGCGTTCAACAGCGAGGAGATCGGACAGAAGCAGGACCCGGTGAGCTACCTCGGCTATCTCGGCGAGGCCGACTTCTGGAACCGGTCCTTCCAGAACTGGCAGTCGGAGATGCTGGCCGTCGGCTCGATGGCCGTCTTCTCGGTGTACCTGCGCCAGCGCGGATCGCCGGAGTCCAAGCCCGTCGGCGTCGCCCACGCGGAGACCGGCCAGACCGGCTGA
- a CDS encoding phytoene desaturase family protein, translating to MARVVVVGAGLGGLAAAARLAATGHQVTVLEQGERVGGKLGRYARDGHAFDTGPSLVTLPQVYRDLFAATGAPLDDVLDLVRLDPAVAYRFADGSRLAVPGVAAGIPAALDAALGDGAGGQWAALMDRAERMWRISEAPFLRRPLQGAATLARLARRPSEVATVAPWATLRGLGRRHLADPRLRTLLDRYATYSGSDPRRAPAVLATVPYAEQAFGSWYVRGGLHRLAEAVADRARERGARIRTGCPVRRVLVERGRAAGVELADGARIPADVVVSGVDADALYASLVPPQRATRGVRRDLARATASLSGVVLLLALRGRTPGLAHHSVLFPDDYDAEFDAIFGTGRFTAPRPVADPTVYVSAPDDPALRPDENSESWFVLVNAPRHDPRAGVDWDASGLADRYADDVLDVLARRGLDVRDRVRWRVVRTPADLERDTGSVGGSIYGTSSNGARAAFLRPSNASPVPGLFLVGGSSHPGGGLPLVALSAEIVAGLIGPA from the coding sequence GTGGCTCGGGTGGTGGTGGTCGGCGCGGGCCTCGGCGGTCTCGCAGCTGCCGCCCGGCTGGCCGCGACGGGCCACCAGGTGACCGTCCTCGAGCAGGGCGAGCGGGTGGGCGGGAAGCTCGGCCGGTACGCCCGCGACGGGCACGCCTTCGACACCGGACCCAGCCTGGTCACCCTGCCGCAGGTGTACCGCGATCTGTTCGCCGCGACCGGGGCGCCGCTCGACGACGTCCTGGATCTCGTGCGGCTGGACCCGGCGGTCGCCTACCGGTTCGCCGACGGCAGCCGCCTCGCGGTCCCCGGCGTCGCGGCCGGCATCCCGGCGGCCCTGGACGCCGCGCTCGGGGACGGCGCGGGCGGTCAATGGGCGGCTCTGATGGACCGGGCCGAGCGCATGTGGCGGATCAGCGAGGCGCCCTTCCTGCGGCGGCCGCTGCAGGGGGCGGCGACCCTGGCCCGGCTGGCCCGCCGTCCGTCCGAGGTGGCGACGGTGGCGCCGTGGGCGACGCTGCGCGGGCTGGGCCGGCGGCACCTCGCGGACCCGCGGCTTCGGACGCTGCTCGACCGCTACGCCACCTACTCGGGCTCCGACCCGCGACGGGCGCCGGCGGTGCTGGCGACCGTGCCGTACGCGGAGCAGGCGTTCGGCTCCTGGTACGTGCGCGGGGGCCTGCACCGGCTGGCCGAGGCCGTCGCGGACCGCGCTCGGGAACGGGGGGCTCGGATCCGGACGGGCTGCCCGGTCCGCCGCGTGCTCGTCGAGCGCGGCCGCGCCGCCGGGGTCGAGCTGGCCGACGGGGCGCGGATACCGGCGGACGTCGTCGTCTCGGGCGTGGACGCCGACGCCCTGTACGCGTCCCTCGTGCCCCCGCAGCGGGCGACGCGAGGTGTCCGGCGCGATCTGGCCCGTGCGACGGCGTCGCTGTCGGGGGTGGTCCTGCTGCTGGCGTTGCGGGGGCGCACCCCGGGGCTGGCGCACCACTCGGTGCTGTTCCCCGACGACTACGACGCGGAGTTCGACGCGATCTTCGGCACCGGCCGCTTCACCGCGCCGCGACCGGTCGCCGATCCGACGGTCTACGTCAGCGCGCCCGACGATCCGGCACTCCGACCGGACGAGAACAGCGAGTCCTGGTTCGTGCTGGTCAACGCGCCACGTCACGACCCGCGTGCCGGTGTCGACTGGGACGCGTCCGGGCTCGCGGATCGCTACGCCGACGACGTGCTCGACGTCCTGGCCCGCCGTGGCCTGGACGTGCGCGACCGCGTGCGGTGGCGCGTCGTGCGCACCCCGGCCGACCTGGAGCGGGACACCGGCAGCGTGGGGGGCTCGATCTACGGGACGTCGAGCAACGGCGCCCGGGCAGCCTTCCTCCGCCCTTCCAACGCCTCCCCCGTGCCGGGACTTTTCCTCGTCGGGGGCTCGTCGCATCCCGGGGGCGGGCTGCCGCTCGTCGCCCTGTCGGCGGAGATCGTCGCCGGCCTGATCGGTCCGGCCTGA
- a CDS encoding HNH endonuclease signature motif containing protein, giving the protein MFPGSSYGVAVTVARLHAPSAELMPAVPGERDTRLDELLPAESLTDAELAREIDACTRIEARLAAYKADRIAQLAARRSAARDRQPGQPGAAPQRDERLPDDVSEFFPDELAMILNCSRTAATVQTEVSLTLRHTLTRTWVAMTEGRIDPARGRALALELGAPARDTDPLIIAAVESAMLPVATTMSVKRLRAETRKELVARDAAAADRRRRQAARAADVVVRHLPDGISQLVHTLPTPLANAQLDAYDRYARMVKSDGDERSLGQLRSMVAVELALRPWDTTRPPVTASLTVLAPLGALQGRTGSVADLDGQAITADHVRELLAALDALTPDGLRAPAGGSVTVGVIDSDGALRAVATPDELRRLARRGCREHPDDASCGCSVLDRPPPVDRYRPSRSQDRWVRTRDRGCRHPGCDNRAGWADLDHVVPHACGGSTDCANLCCLCRRHHRLKTFAPGWRFVMEGDGTLSVTTPSGVTRSTRPPGLPALAEYWPVPSRELVQPEDDDPPPF; this is encoded by the coding sequence ATGTTCCCGGGTTCGAGCTACGGCGTCGCGGTCACCGTGGCGCGGCTGCACGCGCCCTCAGCCGAACTGATGCCCGCCGTGCCCGGCGAGCGCGACACGCGACTCGACGAGCTGCTGCCCGCCGAGTCCCTCACCGACGCGGAGCTGGCGCGCGAGATCGATGCCTGCACGCGGATCGAGGCTCGACTGGCTGCCTACAAGGCCGATCGGATCGCCCAGCTGGCGGCCCGGCGAAGCGCCGCTCGGGATCGGCAGCCCGGGCAGCCCGGCGCCGCGCCGCAGCGGGACGAACGGCTGCCCGACGACGTCAGCGAGTTCTTCCCCGACGAGCTCGCCATGATCCTCAACTGCTCCCGCACGGCCGCCACCGTGCAGACCGAGGTCTCACTGACTCTGCGGCACACCCTGACCAGGACCTGGGTCGCGATGACGGAGGGCCGCATCGACCCGGCACGAGGCCGCGCGCTGGCCCTCGAGCTGGGCGCGCCGGCCCGCGACACCGACCCGCTGATCATCGCGGCCGTCGAGTCGGCGATGCTGCCGGTCGCGACCACGATGTCGGTCAAGCGGCTCCGTGCCGAGACGCGCAAGGAGCTCGTGGCCCGGGATGCAGCCGCCGCGGACCGGCGCCGTCGACAGGCCGCGCGAGCCGCCGACGTGGTGGTCCGCCACCTCCCCGACGGCATCTCGCAGCTGGTGCACACCCTCCCGACCCCGCTGGCGAACGCCCAGCTCGACGCCTACGACCGGTACGCGCGCATGGTCAAGTCCGACGGCGACGAGCGTTCGCTGGGCCAGCTGCGCAGCATGGTCGCCGTCGAGCTCGCCCTCCGCCCGTGGGACACGACCCGACCACCGGTGACGGCGAGCCTCACCGTCCTGGCGCCGCTGGGCGCGCTGCAGGGGCGAACGGGCAGCGTCGCGGACCTGGACGGTCAGGCCATCACGGCCGACCACGTCCGCGAACTGCTCGCCGCGCTGGACGCTCTGACACCCGACGGCCTGCGGGCTCCAGCCGGAGGGAGCGTCACGGTCGGCGTCATCGACTCCGACGGGGCGTTGCGCGCGGTGGCGACGCCCGACGAGCTGCGGCGTCTGGCCCGTCGAGGGTGTCGCGAGCACCCCGACGACGCCTCGTGCGGGTGTTCCGTCCTCGATCGGCCACCCCCGGTCGACCGCTATCGCCCCAGCAGGTCGCAGGACCGCTGGGTCCGGACCCGGGATCGCGGCTGCCGACATCCCGGCTGCGACAACCGGGCCGGCTGGGCGGATCTGGACCACGTCGTCCCTCATGCCTGCGGCGGCTCCACCGACTGCGCCAACCTCTGCTGCCTCTGCCGCAGGCACCACCGGCTGAAGACCTTCGCGCCGGGCTGGCGGTTCGTGATGGAAGGCGACGGCACGCTGTCGGTCACGACGCCGAGCGGGGTCACCCGCAGCACCCGGCCACCGGGATTGCCCGCGCTGGCGGAGTACTGGCCGGTGCCGTCCCGCGAGCTGGTCCAGCCCGAGGACGACGACCCGCCGCCCTTCTGA
- a CDS encoding SAM-dependent methyltransferase, which produces MDHLVRTLEERRPRRVVDVGCGSGLQLAAMLEAAPGAEGVGVEVDPEAAALAQRTLAERGLADRAEIVAADVRADRVGPLAQPFDLALLANVIYYVPMRDRVALLRDVAALLAPGGALFLVTTVAAPQIFSRHFDLLLRAQEGEMELSDADTLLTQLADAGLHPEPPRPLAPGAPVVTVLATRPD; this is translated from the coding sequence ATGGACCACCTCGTCCGCACGCTCGAGGAGCGGCGGCCCCGGCGGGTGGTCGACGTCGGCTGCGGCAGTGGGCTGCAGCTGGCCGCGATGCTCGAGGCGGCTCCCGGGGCGGAGGGGGTCGGCGTCGAGGTGGACCCGGAGGCCGCGGCCCTGGCCCAGCGGACGCTGGCCGAGCGCGGGCTCGCCGACCGGGCGGAGATCGTCGCCGCCGACGTCCGCGCGGACCGCGTCGGTCCGCTCGCCCAGCCGTTCGACCTCGCCCTGCTCGCCAACGTCATCTACTACGTGCCGATGCGCGACCGGGTGGCGCTGCTCCGCGATGTCGCCGCGCTGCTCGCCCCTGGCGGTGCCCTGTTCCTGGTCACCACCGTGGCCGCACCGCAGATCTTCAGCCGGCACTTCGACCTGCTGCTGCGCGCGCAGGAGGGCGAGATGGAGCTGTCGGACGCCGACACCCTGCTCACCCAGCTGGCGGACGCCGGCCTGCACCCCGAGCCGCCGCGCCCGCTGGCCCCGGGCGCTCCCGTGGTCACCGTGCTCGCCACGCGGCCGGACTGA
- a CDS encoding GNAT family N-acetyltransferase, producing the protein MVTAFRDQPTLVGERVRLEPLGPTVLQAYWEMLQDPEGRRLTGTHAEFTLEQTEAWLRSRADQHDRADWAAVELATGTFVGEVVLSDLDPDNGSVGFRISLAGPAVFGRGFGTEMTRLVLDHAFDTIGLHRVELEVYAHNPRARRVYEKCGFVLEGRRRDALLWDGVRHDALLMGALRTDRRSTQ; encoded by the coding sequence ATGGTCACGGCGTTCCGCGACCAGCCGACGCTGGTGGGGGAGCGGGTGCGGCTCGAGCCGCTCGGTCCCACCGTCCTGCAGGCGTACTGGGAGATGCTGCAGGACCCCGAGGGCCGACGCCTCACCGGCACGCATGCCGAGTTCACCCTCGAGCAGACCGAGGCGTGGCTGCGGTCGCGCGCCGACCAGCACGACCGAGCCGACTGGGCCGCCGTCGAGCTGGCGACGGGCACGTTCGTGGGTGAGGTGGTACTGAGCGACCTCGATCCCGACAACGGCTCCGTGGGCTTCCGCATCTCGCTCGCCGGTCCCGCCGTCTTCGGCCGGGGGTTCGGCACCGAGATGACCCGGCTGGTGCTCGACCACGCCTTCGACACGATCGGTCTGCACCGGGTCGAGCTCGAGGTGTACGCGCACAACCCCCGCGCCCGGCGGGTGTACGAGAAGTGCGGCTTCGTCCTCGAGGGCCGTCGGCGGGACGCCCTGCTGTGGGACGGCGTCCGGCACGACGCCCTGCTGATGGGGGCGCTGCGGACCGATCGGCGCAGCACGCAGTAG